In Streptomyces dangxiongensis, one DNA window encodes the following:
- a CDS encoding sensor histidine kinase, with amino-acid sequence MARGKLRIYLGAAPGVGKTYAMLSEAHRRVERGTDCAVAFVEHHHRPRTEVMLHGLEQIPRRELEYRGGTFTEMDVDAVLARRPQAALVDELAHTNIPGSRNTKRWQDVEELLAAGIDVVSTVNIQHLESLGDIVESITGVRQQETVPDEVVRRADQIELVDMSPQALRRRMAHGNIYKPDKVDAALSNYFRPGNLTALRELALLWVADRVDAYLTEYRSEHQVSAIWGSRERIVVGLTGGPEGRTLIRRAARLAEKGAGGEVLAVYISRSDGLTSASPKELAVQRTLVEDLGGTFHHVIGEDVSVAILDFARGVNATQIVLGVSRRKGWQYVFGPGVGATVARESGPDLDVHLITHDEAGKGRGLPAARGARLGRSRIVWGRLVGVAGPALLTLLLTSVMPEVGLANDMLLFLTLTVAAALLGGLYPALASAVVGSLLLNWYFTPPVHTLTIADPKNIVAIAIFVGVAVSVASVVDLAARRTHQAARLRAESEILSFLAGSVLRGETSLEALLERVRETFGMESVDLLERESDMAPWTCAGRAGTGRPVERPEDADVDVPVGDHTALALTGRVLPAADRRVLAAFAAQAVVVLDRQRLQSEADQSRALAEGNRIRTALLAAVSHDLRTPLAGIKAAVSSLRSDDVAWSEEDQAELLEGIEEGADRLDHLVGNLLDMSRLQTGTVTPIIREMDLDEVVPMALGGVPEDSVDLDIPETLPMVAVDAGLLERSVANLVENAVKYGAPGEPVLVSASSLADRVEVRVVDRGPGVPDEAKGLIFEPFQRYGDAPRGAGVGLGLAVARGFAEAMGGTLDAEDTPGGGLTMVLSLPVAPGAQPTRQQSVIDAPANNQGFK; translated from the coding sequence ATGGCACGCGGCAAGCTTCGGATATACCTGGGTGCGGCACCGGGCGTCGGCAAGACGTACGCGATGCTCTCCGAGGCGCACCGCCGTGTCGAACGCGGCACCGACTGCGCGGTCGCCTTCGTCGAGCACCACCATCGGCCGCGCACCGAGGTGATGCTGCACGGTCTGGAGCAGATCCCGCGCAGGGAACTGGAGTACCGCGGCGGCACGTTCACCGAGATGGACGTGGACGCGGTACTCGCGCGCCGCCCACAGGCGGCCCTGGTCGACGAGCTCGCCCACACCAACATCCCTGGCTCCCGCAACACCAAGCGGTGGCAGGACGTGGAAGAACTGCTCGCCGCCGGGATCGACGTGGTCTCGACGGTGAACATCCAGCACCTGGAGTCGTTGGGCGACATCGTGGAGTCGATCACGGGCGTACGGCAGCAGGAGACCGTGCCGGACGAGGTGGTGCGGCGGGCGGACCAGATCGAGCTGGTCGACATGTCGCCGCAGGCGCTGCGGCGACGGATGGCGCACGGCAACATCTACAAGCCCGACAAGGTCGATGCGGCCCTGTCCAACTACTTCCGGCCCGGCAACCTCACCGCCTTGCGCGAGCTGGCCCTGCTGTGGGTGGCCGACCGGGTCGACGCGTATCTCACCGAGTACCGCAGCGAGCACCAGGTCTCGGCGATCTGGGGTTCACGTGAGCGGATCGTGGTCGGGCTGACCGGCGGTCCCGAGGGGCGCACGCTGATCCGTCGGGCGGCCCGGCTCGCGGAGAAGGGCGCGGGTGGCGAGGTCCTGGCCGTCTACATCTCCCGCAGCGACGGCCTGACCTCCGCCTCGCCCAAGGAACTCGCGGTCCAGCGGACTCTCGTCGAGGACTTGGGCGGCACCTTCCACCACGTCATCGGCGAGGACGTCTCGGTAGCGATCCTGGACTTCGCCCGCGGGGTGAACGCCACCCAGATCGTCCTCGGCGTGTCCCGTCGCAAGGGATGGCAGTACGTCTTCGGCCCGGGTGTCGGTGCCACGGTCGCCCGGGAGTCGGGCCCCGATCTGGACGTCCACCTGATCACCCATGACGAGGCGGGCAAGGGGCGCGGGCTGCCGGCGGCCCGGGGTGCGCGGCTGGGGCGGTCCCGGATCGTCTGGGGCCGGCTGGTCGGTGTGGCCGGCCCCGCCCTCCTCACGCTGCTGCTCACCAGCGTCATGCCCGAGGTCGGCCTGGCCAACGACATGCTGCTCTTCCTCACTCTGACGGTCGCCGCGGCTCTCTTGGGGGGCCTGTACCCGGCGCTGGCCTCGGCGGTGGTGGGTTCCCTCCTGCTGAACTGGTACTTCACCCCGCCCGTACACACCCTGACGATCGCCGACCCCAAGAACATCGTGGCGATCGCGATCTTCGTCGGCGTCGCCGTGTCGGTGGCGTCCGTGGTGGACCTGGCCGCCCGGCGCACGCACCAGGCGGCACGGCTGCGCGCCGAGTCGGAGATCCTCTCCTTCCTGGCCGGCAGCGTGCTGCGCGGAGAGACCAGCCTAGAGGCACTCCTTGAACGTGTCCGGGAGACGTTCGGCATGGAATCGGTGGACCTGCTGGAGCGGGAGAGCGACATGGCGCCCTGGACCTGCGCGGGACGCGCGGGTACGGGACGGCCCGTGGAGCGGCCGGAGGACGCGGACGTCGACGTGCCCGTGGGCGACCACACGGCGCTCGCGCTGACGGGCCGGGTGCTGCCGGCTGCCGACCGGCGGGTGCTGGCAGCGTTCGCCGCCCAGGCCGTCGTCGTACTTGACCGGCAGCGGCTGCAGTCCGAGGCCGACCAGTCCCGTGCGCTCGCCGAGGGCAACCGCATCCGCACGGCCCTGCTGGCCGCCGTCAGCCACGACCTTCGTACACCCTTGGCCGGCATCAAGGCGGCGGTCTCCTCGCTGCGCTCCGACGACGTGGCCTGGTCGGAGGAGGACCAGGCGGAGCTGCTCGAGGGCATCGAGGAGGGCGCCGACCGCCTCGATCACCTGGTGGGCAACCTGCTGGACATGTCGCGCCTCCAGACCGGCACGGTCACGCCGATCATCCGGGAGATGGACCTGGACGAGGTGGTGCCGATGGCACTCGGCGGGGTGCCGGAGGACAGCGTGGATCTGGACATCCCCGAGACGCTGCCGATGGTCGCCGTCGACGCGGGGCTCCTGGAGCGGTCCGTGGCCAACCTGGTGGAGAACGCTGTGAAGTACGGTGCGCCGGGCGAGCCCGTGCTGGTGTCCGCCAGTTCCCTCGCCGACCGGGTCGAGGTGCGCGTGGTCGACCGGGGCCCGGGCGTCCCCGACGAGGCCAAGGGGCTCATCTTCGAGCCGTTCCAGCGCTATGGGGACGCGCCTCGCGGCGCGGGCGTCGGACTGGGTCTGGCGGTGGCGCGGGGTTTCGCCGAGGCCATGGGCGGCACCCTCGATGCCGAGGACACCCCGGGCGGCGGGCTCACCATGGTGCTCAGCCTGCCGGTCGCGCCCGGCGCCCAGCCGACTCGGCAACAATCCGTCATCGACGCGCCAGCAAACAATCAAGGTTTCAAGTAG
- a CDS encoding response regulator has translation MTRVLVVEDDPQLVRALVINLQARRYGVDPAPDGTTALRLAAACQPDVVLLDLGLPDMDGTDVIKALRGWTRVPILVLSARGASDEKVAALDAGADDYITKPFSMDELLARLRAAVRRTEDVPLAPETVLVTTDDFSVDLRAKKAARAGHDVRLTPTEWHLLEILVTNPGRLITQKQLLQEVWGVSQSNKTNSLRVHMAQLRRKLESDPAHPRYLITEPGMGYRFEG, from the coding sequence ATGACCCGGGTACTGGTGGTGGAGGACGACCCTCAGCTCGTCCGGGCACTGGTGATCAACCTGCAGGCCCGCCGGTACGGGGTGGACCCGGCGCCCGACGGCACCACCGCGCTCCGGCTGGCCGCCGCCTGTCAGCCGGACGTGGTCCTGCTCGATCTGGGCCTGCCCGACATGGACGGCACCGACGTCATCAAGGCGCTGCGCGGCTGGACCCGCGTGCCGATCCTGGTGCTGTCGGCGCGCGGTGCCTCCGACGAGAAGGTCGCCGCGCTCGACGCGGGCGCCGACGACTACATCACCAAGCCGTTCAGCATGGACGAGCTGCTGGCCCGGCTGCGGGCCGCCGTCCGCCGTACCGAGGACGTGCCGCTCGCCCCCGAGACCGTCCTGGTGACCACCGACGACTTCAGCGTCGACCTGCGCGCCAAGAAGGCCGCCCGCGCGGGCCACGACGTCCGCCTTACCCCGACTGAATGGCACCTGCTGGAGATCCTGGTCACCAATCCCGGCCGGCTCATCACGCAAAAGCAGTTGCTCCAGGAGGTCTGGGGGGTCTCGCAGAGCAACAAGACCAACTCCCTGCGGGTCCACATGGCGCAGTTGCGCCGCAAGCTGGAGTCGGACCCCGCCCACCCCCGCTACCTCATCACCGAGCCCGGGATGGGCTACCGCTTCGAGGGCTGA
- a CDS encoding potassium-transporting ATPase subunit C: MNNSVSNTARLLWAGLRALLVLTVVTGVIYPLAVTGVAQALFNDQANGSEVKADGKVVGSSLIGQSYNLPLKKGQETPEPDLKWFQGRPANGLGTNSVNTQYSLILSGATNRSGDNKDLIDWVTAAKAAVVKDNSVGGYTVKPSDVPADAVTSSGSGLDPDISPDYGDLQVHRVAEKNGLSVGQVQKLVDEHTDGRTLGFIGEPRVNVLELNIALKELVAKS; this comes from the coding sequence ATGAACAACTCGGTATCGAACACCGCCCGGTTGCTGTGGGCGGGGCTGCGCGCCCTGCTGGTGCTGACGGTGGTGACGGGCGTGATCTACCCGCTTGCCGTCACCGGTGTGGCGCAGGCGCTCTTCAACGACCAGGCGAACGGTTCGGAGGTCAAGGCGGACGGCAAGGTCGTCGGCTCGTCCCTCATCGGGCAGTCGTACAACCTGCCGCTGAAGAAGGGCCAGGAGACCCCGGAGCCCGATCTGAAATGGTTCCAGGGCCGCCCGGCCAACGGCCTCGGCACCAACAGCGTCAACACGCAGTACTCGCTGATCCTGTCCGGCGCGACGAACCGTTCCGGTGACAACAAGGACCTGATCGACTGGGTGACAGCCGCCAAGGCAGCGGTCGTCAAGGACAACTCGGTCGGCGGCTACACGGTCAAGCCCTCGGACGTGCCCGCCGACGCGGTCACCTCCTCCGGTTCCGGCCTGGACCCGGACATCTCGCCCGACTACGGGGACCTCCAGGTCCACCGGGTCGCCGAGAAGAACGGCCTGTCCGTCGGCCAGGTGCAGAAGCTGGTCGACGAGCACACCGACGGCCGCACTCTCGGCTTCATCGGCGAACCCAGGGTGAACGTCCTTGAGCTCAACATCGCGCTCAAGGAACTCGTGGCGAAGAGCTGA